A single Fusarium oxysporum Fo47 chromosome IV, complete sequence DNA region contains:
- a CDS encoding uncharacterized protein (of unknown function-domain containing protein) — protein sequence MPSNACDRCHRRKVRCDKIQPQCGPCKRADVACEYAVSEHQLRRRNVQKLERRIRELMDCNESLTQQLRRSEEVTRRSEEATRRSEDVERAGTEVVQDSPGDGEVAEEVIQMSLIAGGGHHFVGSTSGLLLANLLQSRPQPSSSLTTSGWKPNSLPGLTSPQANSGLPPKTLASELLKAYCSHDHLCYPFLSTKSLYRSLDAVYEESSAKDPVDAFFVDMTLAIGTAQVHKFNWNGVYDAETHYNRAMTRLADVLARDGIERLQALLLVCQYRMGTTSSNTTTSVWHLIGVAARTCLEMGLHRAATYALPQTLDDVTRKVKEEEMETKRRCFWSLVALDRVTSLALGRPLALQLEDIDVDLPPSSTADQLPEDSSPLSSAPYGTPQYRAATSVFVHIVRYRLICGKIINALHRSTKHVTFSNTSYEEMRTALARELQEWHTETANLPLVKSDTAASPASGSSFRSEEWYRLLYHNGMLMLFRPSPCLNDAAVNSIALQNVYDSAREAISLYATVSERWDLARNCSDLFDRLSDAVVADVVEASVAAPVQFSADLAGMTVDTSHHIKMLDRPPIRIGNVSGATGDHPHAMSRMVRSGNVHVITGDWLSEMNIAWNAITKQEVDPNLGYENGFYEQLDECLDDIMQRDIRVVTNAGALNTDALYDKVRALCEKRGYGDCVVAKVLGDDVSDVVMDRERRRDVQITHLDHPEQTLDSWGFTPCCATAYIGCWGIVQALRSGARIVICGRCTDASPVMGAAAWYHGWREDQYEELAGSLLAAHLIECGPYVVGANFSGFKDFLPELVDIAFPIAEIDPRGRCTIGRTAEGGGRVTKETVTAQLLYELQGHLYLNPDVVADLSGVQVEQESENRVSVSGVKGLPPPPTAKVMIAAKGGFQAEATFYINGLDVFEKAAMMKNQLAHMFKDSNFSRLSIELYGTPADNPTSQQAGTVSLRVFAQARRKEDIDAPKFKVPIYALRMQSYPGYHMNLDFRTMVPKPFMEMFPALMPVSAIEHRVEMSTGASHRIEPPAKTAKYPIVRPSTETHGPVDMLTFGPTEWAPLGSVVHARSGDKGDNSNVGFFVRNDDEYAWLRNLLTVSKLKQLFGDDWFKGDPERRVERVEFPGINAVHFRVLDNLNGGIASSDRIDGLGKGIGEYLRSRYVDVPKAFLERGRI from the exons ATGCCCTCAAACGCCTGCGACAGATGTCACCGCCGCAAAGTCCGCTGCGACAAAATCCAACCTCAATGCGGACCCTGTAAGCGTGCTGATGTCGCTTGTGAATATGCTGTTAGTGAACATCaattgaggaggaggaatgTTCAAAAGTTGGAGAGGAGGATTAGGGAGTTGATGGATTGTAATGAGAGTTTGACGCAGCAGTTGAGGCGCTCGGAGGAGGTGACGAGAAGATCTGAGGAAGCGACAAGGAGATCTGAAGATGTTGAGAGGGCTGGGACGGAGGTGGTGCAAGATAGTCCTGGGGATGGAGAAGTGGCCGAGGAGGTTATTCAGATGAGTCTCATTGCAGGCGGAGGCCATCACTTCGTCGGTTCAACAAGCggtctcctcctcgccaacCTCCTCCAGTCTCGCCCTCaaccatcctcatctctcACCACATCAGGCTGGAAACCAAACTCCCTCCCCGGTCTAACCTCACCACAAGCCAACTCCGGTCTTCCCCCCAAAACTCTCGCCTCAGAACTCCTAAAAGCCTACTGTAGCCATGACCATCTCTGCTACCCCTTCCTCTCTACCAAATCCCTCTACCGATCTTTAGACGCCGTGTACGAAGAGTCCAGCGCCAAAGATCCCGTCGATGCTTTCTTCGTCGACATGACGCTTGCGATCGGCACGGCGCAGGTGCACAAGTTCAACTGGAACGGAGTATATGATGCTGAAACGCATTATAACCGCGCCATGACGAGACTAGCCGATGTACTGGCGAGAGATGGGATTGAGAGGTTGCAGGCGCTGCTGTTGGTGTGTCAGTATAGAATGGGCACGACGTCGAGTAATACTACGACTAGTGTTTGGCATCTCATCGGCGTTGCGGCGAGGACGTGTCTTGAGATGGGACTTCATCGAGCAGCGACTTATGCGCTTCCGCAGACATTGGATGACGTGACGAGAaaggtgaaggaggaggagatggagacAAAACGACGGTGTTTCTGGAGTCTTGTTGCGCTGGATCGCGTGACGAGTCTTGCACTTGGAAGACCTTTGGCTCTACAGCTTGAAGATATAGACGTTGACCTTCCTCCTTCGTCAACAGCAGATCAACTCCCAGAGGATAGTAGTCCCCTCTCATCAGCACCCTACGGAACACCTCAATACCGCGCCGCGACCTCTGTGTTCGTCCACATCGTTCGCTACCGCCTCATCTGCGGCAAGATCATAAACGCCCTGCACCGCAGCACCAAACACGTCACATTCTCAAATACAAGCTATGAAGAGATGCGAACAGCTCTAGCGAGGGAGTTACAAGAGTGGCATACAGAAACAGCAAACCTACCCCTCGTTAAGAGCGACACGGCTGCTTCGCCGGCTAGTGGTTCGAGTTTTCGCTCCGAGGAGTGGTATAGGCTTTTGTACCATAACGGTATGCTCATGCTGTTTCGGCCGTCGCCGTGTCTGAACGATGCAGCTGTGAATAGCATTGCGCTGCAGAATGTTTACGACTCTGCGAGGGAAGCTATAAGCTTATATGCCA CTGTTTCGGAGAGATGGGATCTTGCGAGAAATTGTTCGGATTTGTTTGATAGACTGAGTGATGCGGTGGTAGCTGATGTCGTGGAGGCGAGTGTTGCGGCGCCGGTGCAGTTTTCGGCGGATCTAGCGGGTATGACTGTTGATA cctcacatcacatcaaAATGCTGGACAGACCACCAATTCGCATCGGGAACGTCTCCGGCGCAACAGGCGACCATCCCCACGCAATGTCCCGCATGGTCCGCTCCGGCAACGTGCACGTCATAACAGGAGACTGGCTCTCCGAGATGAACATCGCCTGGAACGCAATCACCAAGCAAGAAGTAGACCCCAACCTAGGCTACGAGAATGGCTTCTACGAGCAACTTGACGAGtgccttgatgatatcatgCAGCGCGACATTCGTGTTGTGACTAACGCTGGGGCGTTGAATACTGATGCGCTGTATGATAAGGTCAGAGCGCTCTGTGAGAAGAGGGGGTATGGGGATTGTGTTGTTGCGAAGGTGCTGGGGGATGATGTCTCAGATGTTGTTATGGAtagggagaggaggagggaTGTGCAGATTACGCATTTGGATCATCCGGAGCAGACTCTTGACTCTTGGGGGTTTACGCCGTGTTGTGCGACTGCGTATATTGGATGTTGGGGTATTGTCCAAGCGCTTCGCTCGGGTGCTCGTATCGTTATTTGCGGTCGGTGCACTGATGCTTCTCCTGTGATGGGCGCTGCGGCGTGGTATCATGGCTGGCGGGAAGACCAGTATGAGGAATTAGCGGGCTCGTTACTCGCTGCTCATCTGATTGAGTGCGGTCCCTATGTCGTTGGTGCGAACTTTTCAGGGTTCAAAGACTTTCTACCTGAACTTGTGGATATTGCATTCCCCATTGCAGAGATCGATCCAAGAGGACGATGTACCATTGGAAGAACAGCAGAAGGTGGAGGAAGAGTCACGAAAGAGACTGTCACCGCACAATTACTCTACGAACTCCAGGGCCACTTATACTTAAACCCCGATGTCGTCGCAGATCTCTCTGGAGTACAAGTCGAACAAGAGTCAGAAAACCGTGTTTCCGTCTCAGGAGTAAAAGGCCTCCCGCCACCCCCAACAGCAAAAGTCATGATCGCCGCAAAAGGCGGCTTCCAAGCCGAAGCAACATTCTACATCAACGGTCTCGACGTCTTTGAGAaagcagccatgatgaagaaccAACTAGCACACATGTTCAAAGACTCAAATTTCAGCCGTCTAAGCATCGAGCTCTACGGCACTCCAGCTGATAACCCAACGTCTCAACAAGCAGGCACTGTATCACTCCGTGTCTTTGCGCAAGCTCGTCGAAAAGAAGACATTGATGCGCCCAAGTTCAAAGTACCGATTTACGCTCTCCGCATGCAGAGTTATCCAGGGTACCATATGAATCTTGACTTTAGGACTATGGTGCCCAAGCCGTTTATGGAGATGTTTCCAGCGCTCATGCCTGTTTCTGCGATTGAGCATCGCGTTGAGATGAGTACCGGTGCATCACATCGTATTGAACCACCAGCAAAAACAGCAAAGTATCCTATTGTACGGCCGTCGACGGAAACGCATGGACCGGTTGATATGCTTACTTTCGGGCCGACGGAGTGGGCGCCGCTGGGAAGTGTTGTGCATGCGAGATCAGGAGATAAGGGCGATAATTCGAATGTTGGGTTCTTTGTTAGGAATGATGATGAGTATGCTTGgttgaggaacttgttgACTGTTTCGAAGCTGAAGCAATTGTTTGGGGATGATTGGTTCAAGGGTGATCCGGAGAGGAGGGTTGAGAGGGTTGAGTTCCCTGGTATCAACGCTGTGCACTT TCGCGTTTTGGATAACTTGAACGGAGGTATTGCGTCTTCAGATCGTATTGATGGTCTTGGAAAGGGAATTGGCGAGTATTTGAGGAGTCGATACGTTGATGTGCCAAAGGCATTTCTTGAAAGAGGACGAATTTAG
- a CDS encoding major facilitator superfamily domain-containing protein, whose amino-acid sequence MTSQDHKMGVETLDAEKQNAAHEEYSAEVLDKKGNGDYSGAVAKSDPEEIKLVKKLDKWIMPTLWLMYWLNYLDRNAITLARLNGFEEDLNLQGSQYNTSVSILFVGYVLGQIPSNMIITRVRPSWYMGGFMMAWAVVSSLTAVAHNYTGALLTRFFLGIVEAPYYPGALYMLSTFYTRKELATRISILYSGNVLASAFAGLIAAGVFEGMDGLAGIKGWRWLFILQGAVTFVVAIVACFTLPDEPLTTRWLTPEQRQLAHDRVLRDTVGQKGDGNPWSGLREAIVDPKVWVFIVLQHLHLATNGFKNFFPTIVNTLGFNTTITLVLTCPPFLIAGALSILWAKSSGHFNESTWHITISKIVATFGFVLACATMNVGARYFAMCVFTIGTYGVNSILLAWVGNTCGQTREKKASALALANVSATLSLIWTPYLWPKSDAPRYVLPLSSSAGFAVACIAGVWLMRWMLVRQNRKIRQTDSEATLFYAY is encoded by the exons ATGACATCCCAAGATCACAAGATGGGCGTTGAGACccttgatgctgagaagcaAAATGCTGCTCATGAGGAGTACTCTGCTGAGGTTCTTGATAAGAAGGGTAATGGTGATTACTCTGGTGCTGTGGCGAAGAGTGATCCTGAAGAGATCAaactcgtcaagaagctcgataAATGGATCATG CCCACCCTTTGGTTAATGTACTGGCTCAACTACCTCGACCGCAACGCCATCACCCTCGCCCGCCTAAACGGCTTCGAAGAAGATCTCAACCTCCAAGGCTCACAGTACAACACCTCCGTCTCAATCCTCTTCGTCGGCTACGTCCTCGGCCAAATCCCCAGCAACATGATAATCACCCGCGTCAGACCATCATGGTACATGGGTGGTTTCATGATGGCATGGGCCGTCGTCAGTTCCCTCACTGCCGTAGCTCACAACTACACCGGCGCTCTTCTCACGCGATTCTTCCTCGGTATCGTGGAGGCTCCTTACTACCCTGGCGCGCTGTACATGCTGTCGACGTTTTATACCAGGAAGGAATTGGCGACGAGGATTAGTATTCTTTACTCGGGTAATGTCCTTGCTTCTGCTTTTGCGGGCTTGATTGCGGCGGGTGTTTTTGAGGGTATGGATGGACTTGCTGGGATTAAGGGCTGGCGATGGTTGTTTATTCTTCAGGGCGCGGTCACGTTTGTTGTGGCTATCGTGGCGTGCTTTACTCTTCCAGATGAACCGTTGACGACGAGATGGCTTACGCCTGAGCAGCGTCAGCTTGCACATGATCGCGTTCTGAGAGATACAGTCGGACAGAAAGGCGACGGAAATCCATGGAGCGGTCTTCGTGAAGCAATTGTCGACCCAAAGGTCTGGGTATTTATCgttcttcagcatcttcaccTTGCGACCAACGGCTTCAAGAATTTCTTCCCTACCATCGTCAACACACTCggcttcaacaccaccattACTCTCGTCCTCACCTGTCCTCCTTTCTTGATCGCCGGTGCTCTCTCCATCCTTTGGGCCAAGTCTTCTGGTCACTTTAACGAGAGTACCTGGcacatcaccatctccaagaTCGTCGCTACCTTTGGTTTCGTGTTGGCTTGCGCTACCATGAATGTTGGAGCGAGATACTTTGCCATGTGTGTCTTCACTATTGGTACTTATGGTGTCAATTCTATTCTTCTGGCTTGGGTGGGAAATACTTGTGGACAGAcgagggagaagaaggcttctgCTCTAGCTCTCGCCAACGTCAGTGCGACACTCAGTCTGATCTGGACTCCT TATCTCTGGCCCAAATCTGACGCACCGCGGTATGTGCTGCCGCTCTCAAGCAGTGCTGGTTTTGCTGTAGCTTGCATTGCTGGAGTCTGGCTTATGAGGTGGATGCTGGTCAGGCAGAACAGGAAAATCAGACAGACGGACTCCGAGGCAACCCTGTTCTATGCTTATTAG